TCGCGCGCAACGCTACGAGGACTATGTGCGTAGCGTGGCTGTGAATCCGGCCTTTATCGGATGCCACTGGTTTCAATACTGCGACCAGCCGACGACCGGCCGCGTGCTCGACGGAGAGTGCTACAGCATCGGTTTCGTAAATACCGCGGACATCCCGTACAAGGAACTTGTCGATGCAGCGAAGGATATTCACGGCAAGGTGTACAAGATTCGCAGGGAATCGGGTCTGCGAATGCCAGAGTGAGATTTGGCTCCCCGTTAGATGCTCATAGCTTCAACGCGCCCGCCGTTATCCCCTGGATGAACGCGCGCTGAAAGACGACAAAGGCGACTACAAGAGGAAGAGTGGCTAGCAAGCCTCCAGCCATGACCATACCGTAGGGGGTGCGGAACTCTCCTTGAAGCAGATAGATTACCAGCGGCATGGAATACATGTCGGGTGTTCGGAGCACGACGAAGGCCCACATGAGGTTATTCCAACTGCTGATGAGTAGCAGTATGCCCAAGGCCGCGAGAGCTGGTTTGCACACGGGCAGCACCACTTTCCAGTAGATTCCAAATTCACCGCATCCGTCGATGCGCGCGGCCGCCAGCAAGTCGTCGGGGACGTTCGAGTCGATGTACTGTCGCATCCAGAAGATCCCGAAGGCGCTGGCCGCGCCGGGCAATATCATGGACCAGTACGTATTGACCAAGTCGAGTTTCGCGAGCACCACGAACACGGGAATCATGGTAACGGCCGTGGGAATCATCATGGTGCCGAGAACGAACGCGAAGAGTTTTTCGCGGCCGGGTGCGCGGCGGAATTTTGCGAAGGCATAACCGCCAAGCGAGCACAAAAAGACGGCGAGCGCCACGTAGCCGCCTGCCATGACACAGGAATTGACGAAAGCGCGGGCCAGCGTGGTCTCGCGAAACACATTCACGAAGTTCTCCACGACGGGTGGATAGGGAATGAACCGCGGCGGCATCTGGAACAACTGGTCGCGCGTCTTAAATGCGGAGATCAAGAGCCAATAGAACGGAAATAGAAAAAGTGCCGCTGAGAGAATAAGCACAGCATATGCGAAGATGCTCGATGCCAGGTTCTTTATATGTGCCGACGCACTCATGCATCCAATCTCCGCCAGCGCAGCACAATCAGCGAGAGAATA
Above is a window of Candidatus Hydrogenedentota bacterium DNA encoding:
- a CDS encoding carbohydrate ABC transporter permease, with the translated sequence MSASAHIKNLASSIFAYAVLILSAALFLFPFYWLLISAFKTRDQLFQMPPRFIPYPPVVENFVNVFRETTLARAFVNSCVMAGGYVALAVFLCSLGGYAFAKFRRAPGREKLFAFVLGTMMIPTAVTMIPVFVVLAKLDLVNTYWSMILPGAASAFGIFWMRQYIDSNVPDDLLAAARIDGCGEFGIYWKVVLPVCKPALAALGILLLISSWNNLMWAFVVLRTPDMYSMPLVIYLLQGEFRTPYGMVMAGGLLATLPLVVAFVVFQRAFIQGITAGALKL